From Pseudomonas sp. FP2335, the proteins below share one genomic window:
- a CDS encoding class II fumarate hydratase, producing MSRIETDSLGDVEVPDDAYWGAQTQRSLVNFAIGEQRMPLAVLHALALIKKAAARVNDRNGDLPADIARLIEQAADEVLAGRHDDQFPLVVWQTGSGTQSNMNANEVIAGRANELSGKSRGGKSPVHPNDHVNRSQSSNDCFPTAMSIAAVQAIHQRLLPAIAALSGGLAEQAARHMKLVKTGRTHMMDATPITFGQELSAFIAQLDYAERAVRSALPAVCELAQGGTAVGTGLNAPHGFGEAIASELAALSGLPFVTAPNKFAALSGHEPLVTLHGALKTLAVALMKIANDLRLLGSGPRAGFAEVKLPANEPGSSIMPGKVNPTQCEALSMLACQVLGNDVTIGLAASQGHLQLNVYKPVIIHNLLESIRLLADGCNNFQEHCVAGLAPDAGQMAEHLERGLMLVTALNPHIGYDKSAEIAKKAYAEGLTLREAALALGYLTDAEFDLWVRPENMLGA from the coding sequence ATGAGCCGTATCGAAACCGACAGCCTGGGAGACGTAGAAGTCCCGGATGACGCTTACTGGGGCGCGCAGACCCAACGTTCACTGGTGAATTTCGCCATCGGCGAGCAACGCATGCCGCTGGCGGTGTTGCACGCCCTGGCGCTGATCAAGAAGGCCGCCGCGCGGGTCAACGACCGTAACGGCGACCTGCCCGCCGACATCGCCCGCCTGATCGAACAGGCCGCCGACGAAGTCCTCGCAGGCAGGCACGACGACCAATTCCCGCTGGTGGTCTGGCAGACTGGCAGCGGCACCCAGAGCAACATGAACGCCAATGAAGTCATCGCGGGCCGCGCCAATGAGCTGTCGGGCAAATCCCGTGGGGGCAAGAGCCCGGTGCATCCCAACGACCATGTGAACCGCTCCCAGAGTTCCAACGATTGCTTTCCCACGGCGATGAGCATTGCGGCGGTCCAGGCGATACACCAACGCTTGCTGCCAGCCATTGCCGCCCTCTCCGGTGGCCTGGCCGAACAGGCTGCACGGCATATGAAGCTGGTGAAGACCGGCCGTACCCACATGATGGATGCCACGCCGATCACCTTCGGCCAGGAGCTCTCGGCGTTCATCGCCCAGCTCGACTACGCCGAACGCGCCGTGCGCAGCGCCCTGCCCGCGGTGTGCGAGTTGGCCCAGGGTGGCACGGCGGTGGGCACCGGGCTGAATGCGCCCCATGGCTTTGGCGAGGCGATTGCCTCCGAGCTGGCGGCGCTGTCCGGGCTCCCTTTCGTCACCGCGCCGAACAAGTTTGCCGCCCTCTCCGGCCATGAGCCGCTGGTGACCCTGCACGGCGCCCTGAAAACCCTCGCGGTGGCGTTGATGAAGATCGCCAACGACCTGCGCCTGCTGGGCTCCGGCCCGCGTGCCGGGTTTGCCGAGGTCAAGTTGCCCGCCAACGAGCCTGGCAGTTCGATCATGCCGGGCAAGGTCAACCCGACCCAGTGCGAAGCCCTGTCGATGCTGGCCTGCCAGGTGCTGGGCAATGACGTGACCATCGGCCTCGCCGCCAGCCAGGGTCACTTGCAGTTGAACGTGTACAAACCGGTGATCATCCACAACCTGCTGGAATCGATCCGTCTGCTGGCCGACGGCTGCAACAACTTCCAGGAACATTGCGTGGCTGGGCTTGCGCCCGACGCCGGGCAAATGGCCGAACACCTGGAGCGCGGGCTGATGCTGGTGACAGCGCTCAACCCGCATATCGGCTACGACAAATCGGCCGAAATCGCCAAGAAAGCCTACGCCGAAGGGCTGACGCTACGGGAAGCCGCCCTGGCGCTGGGCTACCTCACCGATGCCGAGTTCGATCTGTGGGTGCGCCCGGAAAACATGCTGGGAGCCTAA